A window from Vicia villosa cultivar HV-30 ecotype Madison, WI unplaced genomic scaffold, Vvil1.0 ctg.000924F_1_1, whole genome shotgun sequence encodes these proteins:
- the LOC131632284 gene encoding uncharacterized protein LOC131632284 encodes MDPPFLQKQLACDGAAVMRVLGMAQMLANGGSGSSEALKEAEAAKKAAEDRVRTLETDRKELKKKIDAVLKQKDGEIAAEKKKLADLQLEWAPSADESPDVAALQSRAEFVERIDSLKISLADMAEVGFDRAVRQLKLLNPGLKEDNIGLSSKIVDGVLVPESPGSEE; translated from the coding sequence ATGGACCCTCCGTTCCTTCAGAAACAGCTGGCGTGCGACGGTGCTGCCGTGATGAGGGTTTTGGGGATGGCCCAAATGTTAGCCAATGGTGGATCGGGCTCGTCCGAAGCCCTTAAGGAGGCGGAGGCGGCAAAGAAGGCTGCCGAGGACAGGGTGAGGACCCTGGAGACCGACCGCAAGGAGTTGAAGAAAAAGATCGATGCGGTTTTGAAGCAGAAGGATGGGGAGATTGCGGCGGAGAAGAAAAAGCTTGCCGACCTTCAGCTTGagtgggctccctcggctgacgagtcgccGGACGTGGCTGCTCTGCAGTCTAGGGCGGAGTTCGTGGAGAGGATAGATAGCCTGAAAATAAGCCTCGCCGACATGGCCGAAGTCGGCTTCGACCGTGCAGTTCGTCAGCTGAAACTTCTGAATCCTGGCCTGAAGGAGGATAATATTGGGCTTTCTTCGAAGATAGTGGACGGCGTGTTAGTGCCCGAGTCTCCGGGGAGTGAAGAGTAG
- the LOC131632278 gene encoding F-box/kelch-repeat protein At3g23880-like: protein MNSSPAKSPHLNGAPPSLSVLLDELISEILSRLPVKTLMQMKCVCKSLKTLISDPAFAKLHLQRSPKNTHFLLTPEWSMPDEDSDCSVLPFTVTDLIESPLLIIDNYRLRRITNSYDPQSHYRLRNMDCWKIVGSCNGLLCLLGGFWATKNKIFWLRFWNPATRTLSEKLGYLTDFWRLAFGYDVSANSYKVVAFSPNKVKVFSLSDNVWKNIECFPTVPFGLHPSSPGRYPFVNSGVYVSSTINWLAIRNKTEYDWNDITIDQFVIVSLNLGTETYQELLPPRGFVEVPPVEPSVNVLMDCLCFSHRAKGTHFVIWKMMEFGVRESWTLFLSISFQSLRIYHGIDDWLAYGSQLFLFPLYFSDSSDTLIIATNQEGDGFYNQPAILYNWRYNIVEEITSKHTEILWFYTKDYVESLVSTCPKTTPSTSSTYGIIDG, encoded by the exons ATGAATTCCTCTCCAGCGAAGTCTCCGCATTTAAACGGCGCTCCGCCGTCGTTGTCAGTCCTCCTTGATGAACTCATTTCAGAAATTCTTTCGCGGCTTCCTGTCAAAACTCTCATGCAAATGAAATGTGTTTGTAAGTCATTGAAAACCCTAATCTCCGATCCTGCTTTCGCCAAATTGCACCTTCAGCGATCGCCAAAAAATACCCATTTCTTACTGACACCAGAATGGTCTATGCCTGACGAGGATTCGGATTGCAGTGTCTTACCCTTTACCGTAACTGATTTGATAGAGAGTCCATTGCTCATCATTGACAACTATCGATTGAGGCGTATCACTAATTCCTATGATCCTCAGTCTCACTACCGATTGAGGAATATGGATTGCTGGAAGATAGTTGGTTCATGTAATGGATTGCTCTGCTTGCTCGGTGGTTTTTGGGCTACCAAGAATAAAATATTCTGGCTCCGTTTTTGGAACCCAGCCACGAGGACATTATCTGAAAAATTAGGTTATCTAACTGACTTTTGGAGATTGGCATTTGGTTATGATGTTTCAGCCAACTCGTATAAGGTGGTGGCATTCTCTCCAAACAAGGTGAAAGTTTTTAGTTTGAGTGACAATGTTTGGAAAAACATTGAGTGTTTTCCAACGGTTCCATTTGGCCTTCATCCTAGTAGTCCCGGCCGTTACCCATTTGTGAATAGTGGTGTTTATGTAAGTAGTACTATTAACTGGTTGGCtattcgaaataagactgaatatGATTGGAATGATATTACCATCGACCAATTTGTGATTGTCTCGCTCAATCTTGGCACGGAGACTTACCAGGAGTTGTTGCCACCTCGGGGTTTTGTTGAAGTACCACCTGTCGAGCCATCTGTAAATGTGTTGATGGACTGTCTTTGTTTTTCTCACCGTGCCAAGGGAACTCATTTTGTTATATGGAAGATGATGGAATTTGGAGTTCGAGAGTCTTGGACTCTATTCCTCAGCATTAGTTTTCAAAGTCTTCGAATTTATCATGGCATTGATGATTGGCTGGCATATGGTTCTCAATTGTTTCTATTTCCTTTGTATTTTTCTGACAGTAGCGACACACTGATTATTGCAACCAATCAAGAAGGTGATGGTTTTTACAACCAACCGGCAATTCTCTATAATTGGAGATATAATATAGTAGAGGAAATTACTTCAAAGCACACCGAGATATTGTGGTTTTATACCAAGGATTATGTTGAAAGCTTGGTTTCGACCTGTCCAAA GACCACACCATCAACTTCAAGCACATATGGCATTATTGATGGTTGA